ACAACGTCCACTTCTCCCCGCCCAGGGGTTCGCGGTCCGTCGGCATCGAGATCGCGAACGTGGCCGTTGCCGGCGACTCCTCGTGGGGAAACATCCCGTTGCAGGACGGGCTGCTGGTGACGATCGTGGTGAATAGTCCGGACGGCCGCGCGGTTGCGAATGCAAACCTCGATTTCTACGTCGGCGCCAGCAGCTCGCGCGAGTTCGTTCCGCACGATCGCACGGACGCGGCTGGCAGCACGGTGGTTGCGCTGCTGCCGGGCGAGTGGCGAATCCGCGTGAAGCCGCCCTCGGGAAGCGGTTATGAGTCGCTGACGGCGGGACCGGCGGCGGTGTTCAACGACACCACGATCACGATCGTGTTGCGTCAGCGGATTTCTTCGAGCCCTCCGGCCGTGTCCCTGGGTGCTGCGTTTCCGAACCCGTTCCGTGACCTCGCCACCGTCGGCTACGAAGTCGGAGCAACGACCGACGTCACGCTCGATGTATTCGACGTTCGCGGGAGCAGGGTGCGGGTGCTCCGCAGACAGGAGGCGGTTTCGGGCCGGTTCGAGGCTTCGTGGGACGGAACGGACGATCGCGGGCGCGGCGTGCCCACGGGGGTCTATTTCATCAGGCTGCGGACCTCGCTGGGAGACGCGACTCGCAAGGTTCTGGTACTTCGCTAGCAGCCGATTTGCACGACAACGAGACGGGGGTGGCCATGAAGCGCGGTCTTGCAGGTATGATGGTTCTGTTGGCGGTCTCATCGCCGGCGTGGGCGCAGTTCTCGATTTCTGGAATCGTCCGCAACCCGGCTCTGGCGCCCGTGGCGGGCGTCCAGGTGGTGCTCTCGGACGGCAACGGGAACCCGATCGGGACGCCGCTGATTCTGACCAACGCGGCGGGCTTCTACACCATATCCCCCCTGCCTCCCGACAACTACATCGTCGGGTTCGAGCCACCCAGCGCCACGCATCTTGTGCCCGCCCGCCTGCCGGTGACGGTGGGCGGCGCGAACACGACGCTCAACGCCAATCTGGCCGCGGGCGTTCTGCTTTCCGGGACGGTGACGGACACGACCGGCGTGCCCATTCCCAACGTCGACCTCAAGGTGGAGGATCGCGCCACCAACGAGGTTGTCTACACGGTAGGGGACAACACGGATGTCAATGGCTTCTATGACATCGTGATCCCCGCGGGGGAGTTCGATATCACGTGGCGGGCGGTCGCGCCCGGGGCGCTGCCCTGGATCCGCGTGATCCGCCGCGAAATCATCTCAACCGATACGGTCATTGACATCCAGATGGTGATAGGCGTGTTCGTCAGCGGGCACGTGACGCGGCCGGGCGGAATTCCGGTGGCGGAGGTGAACCTGGACTTCATAGACGCCACCAGCGGCCTCAAGCTCGACACGCCGGGAGACGTCACCGACCTAACCGGCTTCTACCAGGTGCACGTTCCCATCGCCGACTACGAGGTGAGGGTGAAACCCGCGCCGCTCGACCACCTGCTCGGTGTCGAATTGTTGAGCGTGCCCGTGGCGGCCGACCGGCTGCTGGACGTCTCGCTCGAACCTGGCGTCGCGGTGTCGGGCGTTGTCACGGGGGTGGGTGCGGCTCCGGAGCCCGAGGTCGAGATCGAGGTGAGAGAAGCGGGCGGGTCGAAGCGCTACACGCCGTTTTCGACCACGGATCTCGCCGGCGCTTACTCGATCGTGGTGCCCGCAGGAGTGTCGCTCACGATCGACTACATCCCGCCGGTCCCGACGAAGCGCGCGCCCGTCCGGGTGGGTCCGGCGGCCTACGCTGTCGATCAGACGATCAATGTCACCGTGCCAGCCGGTGTCTGGCTTTCCGGCACGGTGACGAACACCTCGCTGGTTCCCGCACCCGGCGTGAACCTCGACCTGAAGGACCCGGTCACGGGGGCCTCGTTGCCGGTAGGCGGCGACGTGACGGACGCCGCCGGCAGCTTCGTGATGACGGTACTGCCGGGAACCTACACGGTGGAGGTGGAGCCTGCCGTGGCCAGCCTCCTCGTGGCGAAACGCTTCAGCCAGGTCGTGGCGGGTGACGTGGCCGTCGCCGTCCAGCTCGATACCGGCGTTGTCGTGCACGGCAACGTGACGGACTCCCACTACCTGGGGATCCCCGACTACCGCGTCGAGGCGTTCGACATCAACGCGGCCACCACGGTCTTTGCGCCGTCCGCGGTGACGGATGCAACCGGCGCCTACGCAATGGTGGTGCGGAGGCTGCGCACCTATCGATTCACATTCCGTCCGGGTCCGACCAGCGGGGTCACGGATACACTCGTGGTCGATGAAAGCTTCGTGTCGATCCGCACCGTGGTGAATGCAATGGTGGCCGGTTCGCTCGCGACGGGCGCGGCGTCGCCCCGTTCCTCGTTCCTTCTGCTGCAGAACCACCCGAACCCGTTCAATCCGCTCACGCACGTGCGTTTCCGTCTGGAACACGCCGGACGCTTGGACCTGCGCGTGTACGATGCCCGGGGGACGCTGGTCCGCGTGCTGGAAAGCGGGGTGCTTCCGGCAGGCGACCACGTGGTTGCCTGGGACGGCCGCGGCCAGGACGGCGTCCCGGCGAGCAGCGGGATCTACTTCTGCCGGCTCGAGGCGGGCGGCGGGAGGGCAACCATCAAGATGGTGCTCCTCAAGTGATATGGAAGTGACTGTATTCCCAAAAACAGAAAGTCCTCCCGGGTGACCGGGAGGACTCTCTGCTGCGTACGCTCTCGGGAGAGGACTAGTCCTGCAGCCCGGGAGTCTGCCCCTTGCGATTGGGGACGGGTGTGCGGTTGGTGATGACCACCGCCGCGTAGTTGCTCTCCGCGTTCTTTACGCTGACCGAGGTCACACGATACTCGTACTCGTGCGAGAAGGCAGCGCTTCCGTCCGTGAACGAGGACTGCGAAACCACCGACGGGTTGAGCCGCGCGATGTTGCTGTTCTCGGTATCCAGACGGTAGACATTGTATCCGCGCACGTTCAACTGCGTGCTTGGATCCCAGCTGACACGAATGTCCCCACCGTTCACGATCTCGGCCCGGACGTTCGTCGGTGCGAGGACCGGCGCTTCGTTCTGCACGACGGGTGCAACCGTTTCATCGGCGCAGCCGGCGAGCAGCGCGGTCAGGGCGAGCAGCGCGAACGCGAGCGTGATGCGCTTGCGAAACGCCATAATGAGTGCCTCCTGAGTCTGCTGCCGCGAAACGGGGCGACCGTCCCGATCGCGTCTCTTGCTTGCCTGCGATTGCTCATGGCTGCGGGATAGTGCGGTGTACTACGTACAACAGATGCTTGTGCGGCGACTATCCCGCAGCACGGTTGCTTCGTGCAGCAACTGACGTACCAATGCCCGTACTGCCGCATAAGGACGCCGACTTCTCGGCCGCGTCGCGGCGTCCGCCTGGCCGCCGCGGCGTGCCGCGCGCGCAAACGTCCCGGATCATCCCCATGGTGGCGCGTCGCGGCGTGCGTGGTCTCTCACAATGAGGCCCGGTGTCGCGTTTCGGGCTTCCGTCAAAAACCCCTTGACCTGTCACGAGTTATGGGGCAATATGGCCCGCGACGGTTTCGCCCCCCGCGGGCATTTTCCAGACTGGGCTCTCGAGAAGGAGGCTCGCCCGATGACCAAAGCCGAAATCGTAGAAGACATCGCCAGCAAGACGGGTCTCACCAAGAAGGACGTCGCCACGGCGATGGACATGTTTCTCGAGTCCATCTCGAAAGCCCTTTCCGAGGGGAAGCACTACGAGATCCGCGGATTCGGGACCTTCAAGGTCAAGCAGCGCAAGTCGCGCATGGCGCGCAACCCGCGCACCGGTGATGCGGTGCCGGTTCCGGACCGGAAGGTTCCCGTGTTCAAGGTTTCCAAGGAACTGAAGGACCTCGTCGCCAACGCCTGAGCGTTTCCGTCCCTCCGTTATGAATGAACCGGCACCGCCCGCGCGGGCGGTGCCGGACTTTCCACCACGAAGTCAGGCCAGCAATGATCGACCTGCGTAGCGACACCGTCACCCGTCCCACCGCGGCCATGCGCCGCGCCATCTCGGAAGCGCCGGTGGGCGACGACGTCTTTGGTGACGACCCCACCGTGATCGCGCTGGAAGAGCGCGTGGCGGAACTGGCTGGCAAGGAAGCCGCGCTGTTCGTGCCCTCGGGCACCATGGGCAACTTCCTCGGTCTGGCCGCCACCGCGTCCCCGGGCGACGAGGTGATCCTCGACCGCCAGTGCCACATCATGAACTACGAGGTGTCTTCGGTGGCCGTGCTGCACGGCCTGCAACTCAACGCGCTCGACGGCGAACGCGGTGCGCTGCGCGCGGAGATGATCGAGCCGCACATAAAGGTGGAGTCGTTGCACACGCCGGGCACGCGGATCATCGCCATGGAGAACACCCACAACCGCGCCGGCGGGTGCATCTATCCGTTCGAGGAGATGAAGCGGGTGCGGGAACTGGCGTCGGCGCGCGGCATCAGCGTCCACCTGGACGGCGCCCGACTGTGGAATGCGCACGCGGCCACGGGCGTGTCCATCGCCGATTACGCCGCCTGCGCGGACACCGTGAGCATGTGCTTCTCGAAGGGCCTCGGCGCGCCGGTGGGGTCCATCCTGGTGTCGCGCGCCGACGTGATCGCGCGCGCGCGCCGGCTGCGCAAGCGCCTGGGTGGCGGTATGCGCCAGGCGGGGATCCTGGCCGCGGGCGCGCTGTACGCGCTGGAGCACCACGTGACCCGCCTGCGCGACGACCACGACAACGCGAAGCGGCTCGAATCGTACATCCGCCGCGTCCCGGCCTTCTCGCTGGACTTTCCCGTGGAAACCAACATCGTGGTGTTCCGCGTGGACGCGAAGGCATGGACGGTGGAAGACCTCCTCGCGCGGCTGCGCGAGCACGACGTGCTGGCGGTGGCCTTTGGTGCGGGACGCGTGCGCATGGTGACCCACCTGGACGTGTCCGCCGCCGACGTCGACCACGCCGGCGAAGCGTTGCTCGAGATCGCGGGCCGCTGAAGCGGCACGGTTTCCACCCGTCCCCCGGAGACTTCCCATGTCCCAACCCGGCACCCTCACCCTGGTCGCAACACCCATCGGCAACCTGGGCGACATCACCTTGCGCGCCATCGAGGTGCTCAAGGGGGTCGACGTGGTTCTGGCCGAGGACACCCGGCACACCGGCCGTCTGCTCAAGCACCTCGACATCACCACGCCGCTCGAGAGCTACCACGACCACAACGAGGCCCGCATCACGCCCGCGCTGGTGGAACGCATGCTGGGTGGCGCCAGCATGGCGCTGGTCACGGATGCCGGGACACCGGGGATCTCGGACCCCGGCTTCTACCTGGTACGCGCCGCGCTGGCCGCCGGCATCGCGGTCACCATGGCGCCGGGCGCCAACGCCGTGCTGCCCGCGCTGGTGCTGTCGGGATTCCCGTGCGAGTCATTCGTGTTCGTTGGGTTTACGCCGCGCAAGCCCGGCGAACTGGCCAGGACCATCGAGGCCCTGGCGGAGGAGCCCCGCACCACGGTGTTCTACGTGTCGCCACACCAGTTTCGCAAGGTGCTGGAGAAGATCGCGGCGCGCTTCCCGGAACGCGAGATCGCGGTGGCGCGCGAGTTGACGAAACTGCACGAAGAGGTCGTGCGTGGCTCCGCGCAGGAGGTTCGCGACCGGCTGGGGCCGCGCAAGGAGCAGGGCGAGTTCGTGCTGGTGGTGAAGGGTGTTGGCTGGCGCAAACGGGGCCGCAAACACCCGGATGAAGACGCGCCGGAGGCGCCCGCAGCGCCGGACGCTTGACGTCCGGCAAGGGCGGGTGGTAGCGTCCCGCGCGCCACCGGATCAACCATGAACACTGCCTCCACCCGAATGGACAAGCGCGCGCTGCAGGCGGGCGCGCGAAAGGTGCTCGACCCGATCGTCGCGCTGCTCGCGTCGCTGGGCGTCGCACCCCTGCTCGTCAGTCTGTTCGGGGTTGTGTTCAGCGTATGGGGAGCCGTGGTGGTGGGGCGCGGATCGTTGCTGGGCGGGGGGATCTTCCTGCTCATCGCGGGCCTGTGCGACGTGCTCGACGGCGACCTCGCGCGCCGCGCCGGCAAGGCATCGCCCTTCGGGGCATTCATCGATTCCACGCTGGACCGCGTCAGCGAGTTCGTCTTCTTCGGCGGTATCCTGCTGTACGTGGTGGGGCGACCCGAAGGCTATGCCCTGTGGGAACCGATTGTCATTCTGCTCGCGCTGATGGGTTCCATGCTGACCAGCTACGCGCGCGCACGCGCGGAGGGAATCGGGGTGGACTGCAAGGTGGGATTGATGGAGCGGCCGGAGAGGATCGTGTTGCTCGCGATCGGTCTTATCGCGGGCCACCGCTTTCTGATGGCGGTCATGATTCTGCTGGCGGCAACGTCGCTGGTCACCGTCGTGCAGCGCATCAGCCACGTCCACCGTTCGTCGGCCGCGCGCGATTCCCGTTGATTCAGTCTATTCCGATAGCCGCCACCACCGCCGCGTGCACGTCGTCCACGGCCATGGTGCCGTCGATACGCACGACGCTCCCAAAGCTCGCCTCGTACTGCGGCATCAGCTTCTCGTAGTTGCGCGCAATCGTCTCCAGATGGGAGCGGTTCTCATAGATGGTGGTGTCGCCGCGGCGCGCCGCCAGGCGCTCCAGGCATACATCCACCGGAACGGCGAGAAAGAGCGTCACGTCGGGCGCGGCGCACCCCTGGTTGACATCGAGCACCCACTCGGCGCGAATCGCGGGGTCGAGTGTCTGATAGGCCATGGAGGAGAAGATGTAGCGGTCGCACACGACGTGTTCGCCCGCGCGCCTGCGCGCCTCGATGACCGCCGAATGCGCCAGGCGGTCGGCGGCGAACAGGAGTCCCATGACGCGCTCGCCCGGCCGATACGGAGATCCATCTCCCGCGCGCTCGCTGGCAGTGAGCAACCGACGGATGAATGCCCCCACCGGATCCGGAGTTGGTTCGTTTGTCAGGAAACTCGGCGTTCCCTTGCGCGTAAACAATGCTTGAAGCTTGGCGGCCTGGGTGGTGGTTCCGGCGCCGTCCAGGCCCTCGAAGACGATAAAGCGTGCGTGCCGCGGCATGTTGGGTGATACCGCCCGGCTTCGAGCGGTCCCCGGAGTCTAACAGCCCCCCGCCGCCGGGAAAAGGGCCGGTTGCCGCCCCGGGGCGATTCATTTATATTTCGCCCGCTTAGGCGGGTTACGGCGTGGGGCAGCGGTGCCCCGGAGTGGCGCCGGGAACCCGAGCGCGGGGAACTGGAATACATGTTGCAAACGACGGAAAAGAAACCGGTTAGGCCTCGTTTTGCCCGAGTTTAGGAGGGTCACCTTGAAGCGCATCACCCCACGTCATCTCGTCATCGCCATCGCGTTTCTCGCGGTTGGGCTGGTTGCGGCCGGCTCCTTCGGACAAAGCAAGGCCCGGGAAAAGCAGAACGACGTCTACCACGACCTGGAGATCTTCACCAAGATCCTCGAAAAGGTCTCGTTGAACTATGTCGACGAGGTCGACACGCACGAGCTTATTCAGAAGGCCATCGAAGGCATGCTCGGCGACCTCGATCCACACAGCCAGTACCTGTCCGATCTGGAGTACGAGGACCTCATGGTCAGTACCCGGGGCGAATTCGGCGGGCTGGGCATCCTGATTTCGTTCCGCGACAATTATCCGACGGTCATGTCGCCCATCGACGGCACGCCGGCCGAGCGCGCGGGAATCCGCGGCGGAGACCAGATCATCGAAATCGAGGGCATCGTCACCGAGGGCTGGGCGGTCGACAAGGCGGTCGGCTACCTGCGCGGAGAGCCGGGCTCCAAGGTCCGCTTCAAGGTGAGCCGCCCCGGACAGACCGAAGCCATCGAGTATGTGCTCACGCGCGAGGTCATCAACGTCACCAGCGTGCCCTACCACGGCATGCTGGAGGAGGGTGTTGGCTACATGCGCGTGTCCAACTTTGCCAAGAAGACCGCGCAGGAGATGGAAGATGCACTCGCCGATCTCGAGGGCCAGGGGATGCGCGCACTGGTACTGGACTTCCGTTCCAATCCGGGCGGGTTGCTGCAGACGGCAACCGAGGTGAGCGAGCTGTTCCTCGACAAGGACAAGCTGCTCGTCTACACCAAGGGCCGGCTTTCCAACTCCAACCGCAAGTACTACTCATCCAACCGGCACGTGCACAGCGGATACCCGGTGGTGGTGATGGTCAATGGCAACAGCGCCAGCGCTTCCGAGATCTTTGCCGGCGCCATGCAGGACTGGGACCAGGCCATCGTGGTGGGGCAGACGTCATTTGGAAAGGGAACCGTGCAGACGGTATTCCAGCTTTCGGACACGGAAGCGGTCAAGCTGACCACCGCCAAGTATTACACCCCGTCGGGCCGCAGCATCCACAAGGACGATCGCGCCCGTCACGGCGAAGACAGCGTGACGGCGATGAACGATGGCGGCATGGACGTGGATGATGTCTCGGATCTGACCCCCGACGAGACCGAGACCACCGAGGTCAAGGGGCTCGCGGCGGCCAAGGAGAAGCCGGTCTACTACACGTCCAGCGGACGCATCGTGTACGGCGGCGGGGGCATCACGCCCGATGTCGAGTATGCGCCGCGCGACTACACGGAGCTCATGCGCCGCCTCGAGCGCGATGGGCTGGGATTCTCGTTTGCGATCGACTATCTGAAGGACCACGAGATCGCGGAGAACTTCCGTACCACGGACGGGATTCTCAACGAGTTCTACAAGTACCTTGCGAGCAAGAATTTTGAGTACAAGAAGGAAGACCTGACCGAGGAGAATGTGGATTACATCCGCACCATGATCGCGCGCGAGGCCGTGAACGCACGTTATGGCCGCTCCGCCATGTACCGCGTGGTGCTGGATCACGACCCCGAGATCCAGGAAACGCTGAAGATGATAGACAAGAACCCGACGCTCAAGGACATGTTCCGCTACGCGGAGCAGGAGAAGAGCGTCAAGAAGGCCGCCGTCGAACGCTAATGGCGGTCAGGTTCCTTTCCCCTGGTGAGTGAGATGCGCAAGATCGCCGTCCTCTGCGATTTCGACGGCACGGTTGCCCAGGACGACGTGGGCAACCTGCTGTTTCGCACCTTTGCCGCGCATGGCGACGCGGCGGAGGTGGTGTCGAAGTGGGAGCGCGGGGAGATTTCCTCTCGCGAGTGTCTCGAACGGGAGGCCTCGCTGGCCAGATGTTGCGCCGAGGAACTGCAAAAGTTCGTTCACGCCCGCCCGCTCGATCCCTACTTCAAAGACTTTCATGACTTTGCCCGCCAGCGCGGCATCGAGGTCGTCGTGCTCAGCGACGGGCTCGATTTCTACATCGAGCAGATTCTGATTCGCAACGGCCTGGGACAGATTGAGTTCTTTGCCAATGCGCTGCGCCTCGAAGGGCAGAAGATGCGGGTGGAGTTCCCCTGGTACAACCTGCTCGAGTGCACCG
The Candidatus Krumholzibacteriia bacterium genome window above contains:
- a CDS encoding carboxypeptidase regulatory-like domain-containing protein; translated protein: MKRGLAGMMVLLAVSSPAWAQFSISGIVRNPALAPVAGVQVVLSDGNGNPIGTPLILTNAAGFYTISPLPPDNYIVGFEPPSATHLVPARLPVTVGGANTTLNANLAAGVLLSGTVTDTTGVPIPNVDLKVEDRATNEVVYTVGDNTDVNGFYDIVIPAGEFDITWRAVAPGALPWIRVIRREIISTDTVIDIQMVIGVFVSGHVTRPGGIPVAEVNLDFIDATSGLKLDTPGDVTDLTGFYQVHVPIADYEVRVKPAPLDHLLGVELLSVPVAADRLLDVSLEPGVAVSGVVTGVGAAPEPEVEIEVREAGGSKRYTPFSTTDLAGAYSIVVPAGVSLTIDYIPPVPTKRAPVRVGPAAYAVDQTINVTVPAGVWLSGTVTNTSLVPAPGVNLDLKDPVTGASLPVGGDVTDAAGSFVMTVLPGTYTVEVEPAVASLLVAKRFSQVVAGDVAVAVQLDTGVVVHGNVTDSHYLGIPDYRVEAFDINAATTVFAPSAVTDATGAYAMVVRRLRTYRFTFRPGPTSGVTDTLVVDESFVSIRTVVNAMVAGSLATGAASPRSSFLLLQNHPNPFNPLTHVRFRLEHAGRLDLRVYDARGTLVRVLESGVLPAGDHVVAWDGRGQDGVPASSGIYFCRLEAGGGRATIKMVLLK
- a CDS encoding fibronectin type III domain-containing protein; protein product: MAFRKRITLAFALLALTALLAGCADETVAPVVQNEAPVLAPTNVRAEIVNGGDIRVSWDPSTQLNVRGYNVYRLDTENSNIARLNPSVVSQSSFTDGSAAFSHEYEYRVTSVSVKNAESNYAAVVITNRTPVPNRKGQTPGLQD
- a CDS encoding integration host factor subunit beta; the protein is MTKAEIVEDIASKTGLTKKDVATAMDMFLESISKALSEGKHYEIRGFGTFKVKQRKSRMARNPRTGDAVPVPDRKVPVFKVSKELKDLVANA
- a CDS encoding aminotransferase class I/II-fold pyridoxal phosphate-dependent enzyme, encoding MIDLRSDTVTRPTAAMRRAISEAPVGDDVFGDDPTVIALEERVAELAGKEAALFVPSGTMGNFLGLAATASPGDEVILDRQCHIMNYEVSSVAVLHGLQLNALDGERGALRAEMIEPHIKVESLHTPGTRIIAMENTHNRAGGCIYPFEEMKRVRELASARGISVHLDGARLWNAHAATGVSIADYAACADTVSMCFSKGLGAPVGSILVSRADVIARARRLRKRLGGGMRQAGILAAGALYALEHHVTRLRDDHDNAKRLESYIRRVPAFSLDFPVETNIVVFRVDAKAWTVEDLLARLREHDVLAVAFGAGRVRMVTHLDVSAADVDHAGEALLEIAGR
- the rsmI gene encoding 16S rRNA (cytidine(1402)-2'-O)-methyltransferase yields the protein MSQPGTLTLVATPIGNLGDITLRAIEVLKGVDVVLAEDTRHTGRLLKHLDITTPLESYHDHNEARITPALVERMLGGASMALVTDAGTPGISDPGFYLVRAALAAGIAVTMAPGANAVLPALVLSGFPCESFVFVGFTPRKPGELARTIEALAEEPRTTVFYVSPHQFRKVLEKIAARFPEREIAVARELTKLHEEVVRGSAQEVRDRLGPRKEQGEFVLVVKGVGWRKRGRKHPDEDAPEAPAAPDA
- a CDS encoding CDP-alcohol phosphatidyltransferase family protein, translated to MNTASTRMDKRALQAGARKVLDPIVALLASLGVAPLLVSLFGVVFSVWGAVVVGRGSLLGGGIFLLIAGLCDVLDGDLARRAGKASPFGAFIDSTLDRVSEFVFFGGILLYVVGRPEGYALWEPIVILLALMGSMLTSYARARAEGIGVDCKVGLMERPERIVLLAIGLIAGHRFLMAVMILLAATSLVTVVQRISHVHRSSAARDSR
- the tmk gene encoding dTMP kinase, producing the protein MPRHARFIVFEGLDGAGTTTQAAKLQALFTRKGTPSFLTNEPTPDPVGAFIRRLLTASERAGDGSPYRPGERVMGLLFAADRLAHSAVIEARRRAGEHVVCDRYIFSSMAYQTLDPAIRAEWVLDVNQGCAAPDVTLFLAVPVDVCLERLAARRGDTTIYENRSHLETIARNYEKLMPQYEASFGSVVRIDGTMAVDDVHAAVVAAIGID
- a CDS encoding S41 family peptidase yields the protein MKRITPRHLVIAIAFLAVGLVAAGSFGQSKAREKQNDVYHDLEIFTKILEKVSLNYVDEVDTHELIQKAIEGMLGDLDPHSQYLSDLEYEDLMVSTRGEFGGLGILISFRDNYPTVMSPIDGTPAERAGIRGGDQIIEIEGIVTEGWAVDKAVGYLRGEPGSKVRFKVSRPGQTEAIEYVLTREVINVTSVPYHGMLEEGVGYMRVSNFAKKTAQEMEDALADLEGQGMRALVLDFRSNPGGLLQTATEVSELFLDKDKLLVYTKGRLSNSNRKYYSSNRHVHSGYPVVVMVNGNSASASEIFAGAMQDWDQAIVVGQTSFGKGTVQTVFQLSDTEAVKLTTAKYYTPSGRSIHKDDRARHGEDSVTAMNDGGMDVDDVSDLTPDETETTEVKGLAAAKEKPVYYTSSGRIVYGGGGITPDVEYAPRDYTELMRRLERDGLGFSFAIDYLKDHEIAENFRTTDGILNEFYKYLASKNFEYKKEDLTEENVDYIRTMIAREAVNARYGRSAMYRVVLDHDPEIQETLKMIDKNPTLKDMFRYAEQEKSVKKAAVER
- a CDS encoding MtnX-like HAD-IB family phosphatase produces the protein MRKIAVLCDFDGTVAQDDVGNLLFRTFAAHGDAAEVVSKWERGEISSRECLEREASLARCCAEELQKFVHARPLDPYFKDFHDFARQRGIEVVVLSDGLDFYIEQILIRNGLGQIEFFANALRLEGQKMRVEFPWYNLLECTDCGCCKTHHLLRYREEGYFIVYVGDGLSDRCPCQSADLVFAKGDLLAHCRKQNIAHVEFKNFRDVEREVLKRLVLNGDAPSAREL